One part of the Saprospiraceae bacterium genome encodes these proteins:
- a CDS encoding CotH kinase family protein, protein MKNIIACLLLLICNSVKAQKLPSEVQFSTDGKRLITGISEVAGLYNTEKLRRVDLIFDQPDYWTQLTNNYQSKKDIVASLIIDGVTYPNVGVRFKGQTSYSRVTSQKKSFNVTMDFLDPEQDLKGYQTLNFNNAFEDNSCTREVLYENITRPFCPSLKANFIHLYINGQDWGLYPNVQALDGAYIKEWFLSNDGTRWRCERTTGGMGGFGAGTSTLNYLGDDTSSYKPHYTLKHTTVDNPWADLARVTKVLNTVPLAQLEDSLNKVFDIDRALWFLAKEILFGDDDSYVNKGGMDYYAIYQKDVERLIPLEYDANSVMKGQTTNWSIFLKEADVKFPLTNRLFAVPALRQRYLAHVRSLFNATLDSTYFTNYINTFYNHIDSVVTSDPKKFMTYSAFQAEKNVLINWMRSRRTFVLNNTEFKQIGATISDVQFLTNGVPFKTPDETQEVTIQATISGNIAAKQVNLYFAPGYDGYFNKIVMYDDGNHNDNQAKDGIYAASIPAYPNGNFIRYYIESIANNTAGTTKYSPEGAEHDVYIYQVELKNSSATEIVINEFMASNSTTMADQDGEFDDWIELYNNSNKEIDISNWILTDNPTNLDKYRFPYGTKLIPDSYLIIWADENGKQTGYHANFKLSASGEEIILLDSLAQQVDKVSFGAQLTDKGYARKPNGSGSFIVQAPTFNKNNDLIITNYQFENSSITIVPNPASKWIQIHTPFEDSTPFSIYNLIGNKVLEGNYINKNLIDVSLLSTGLYVIKIESKSSKFIIR, encoded by the coding sequence ATGAAAAATATTATAGCATGCTTACTATTGCTAATATGCAATAGTGTTAAAGCACAAAAACTTCCATCGGAAGTCCAATTCTCAACCGATGGGAAACGGTTAATAACAGGAATTTCTGAAGTAGCAGGACTTTACAACACTGAAAAATTAAGACGTGTAGATCTGATATTTGATCAGCCTGATTATTGGACCCAACTAACTAATAATTATCAATCTAAAAAAGATATCGTAGCCAGCCTAATTATAGATGGCGTAACCTATCCAAATGTGGGTGTTCGGTTTAAAGGTCAAACGTCTTATTCCAGAGTAACCAGCCAAAAAAAATCATTTAATGTTACAATGGATTTTTTGGACCCCGAACAAGATTTAAAAGGATATCAAACCTTAAACTTCAATAATGCATTCGAAGATAATAGCTGCACCAGAGAGGTTTTATATGAAAATATTACCAGACCTTTTTGCCCTTCTTTGAAAGCTAACTTTATTCATCTTTATATAAATGGTCAGGATTGGGGACTCTATCCGAATGTTCAAGCTTTAGATGGGGCATATATCAAAGAATGGTTTTTAAGTAACGACGGTACCAGATGGAGATGTGAACGAACCACTGGAGGGATGGGTGGTTTTGGTGCAGGAACTTCGACTTTAAATTATTTAGGTGATGACACGTCAAGTTATAAACCACATTATACATTAAAACATACTACAGTTGATAATCCATGGGCCGATCTTGCAAGAGTTACTAAAGTTTTAAATACGGTCCCTTTGGCGCAATTAGAAGACAGCTTGAATAAAGTATTTGATATTGACCGAGCTCTTTGGTTTTTAGCTAAAGAGATTTTATTTGGCGATGACGATAGCTATGTAAATAAAGGAGGAATGGATTATTATGCAATTTACCAAAAAGACGTAGAGCGACTCATTCCACTTGAATATGATGCAAACTCAGTGATGAAAGGACAGACTACGAATTGGTCAATATTCTTAAAAGAGGCTGATGTAAAATTCCCATTAACAAACAGACTTTTTGCTGTTCCGGCATTAAGACAAAGATACTTAGCGCATGTTAGAAGCCTTTTTAATGCTACATTAGACTCCACCTACTTCACAAATTATATCAACACATTCTACAATCATATCGATTCCGTAGTAACTAGTGATCCAAAAAAATTCATGACGTATTCTGCATTTCAAGCAGAAAAAAATGTTCTAATAAATTGGATGCGAAGTCGAAGAACATTTGTTTTAAACAATACAGAATTCAAGCAAATAGGTGCTACTATTTCTGATGTGCAATTTTTGACAAATGGGGTACCGTTCAAAACTCCAGATGAAACTCAAGAAGTAACGATTCAAGCAACAATCAGTGGTAACATAGCAGCAAAGCAAGTAAATTTATATTTTGCACCAGGTTATGATGGCTATTTTAACAAAATCGTAATGTATGATGATGGAAACCATAACGACAACCAAGCGAAGGATGGAATATATGCAGCTTCTATTCCAGCCTATCCAAACGGTAATTTTATAAGATATTATATTGAATCTATTGCCAATAATACTGCAGGAACTACTAAATATTCACCAGAAGGTGCGGAACATGACGTTTACATTTATCAAGTAGAATTAAAAAATTCATCGGCCACTGAAATTGTAATTAACGAATTTATGGCTTCGAATTCAACTACGATGGCTGATCAGGATGGTGAATTTGATGATTGGATCGAACTCTACAATAATTCAAATAAAGAAATTGATATCAGTAATTGGATTTTAACTGATAATCCAACAAACCTTGATAAATATCGTTTTCCTTACGGCACCAAACTTATTCCAGATAGTTATTTAATTATTTGGGCTGATGAAAATGGAAAGCAAACAGGCTACCATGCAAATTTTAAACTATCAGCCTCCGGTGAAGAAATTATTTTATTAGATAGCCTAGCTCAACAAGTTGACAAGGTTAGTTTCGGTGCACAACTTACCGACAAAGGATATGCTAGGAAACCAAACGGTAGCGGATCATTTATCGTCCAGGCTCCCACGTTCAATAAGAATAATGATCTTATAATCACAAATTACCAATTTGAAAATTCATCTATAACGATTGTTCCAAACCCAGCAAGCAAATGGATTCAAATCCATACACCGTTTGAAGATTCAACTCCTTTTTCAATCTATAATTTAATAGGAAACAAAGTTCTTGAAGGAAACTATATCAACAAAAATTTAATTGATGTTTCTTTGCTTTCAACAGGCCTCTATGTTATTAAAATTGAAAGCAAATCTTCGAAATTTATCATTCGATAA
- a CDS encoding DUF4956 domain-containing protein → MFDFSLTNINTDNPSPLSVLYALLLSFFLSSLIAFTYEKTTGHNQSPGHFIQSMILGSIIAAIVAQAVGDSIGRGLGMLGVLAMIRFRTNINQPRNMIFIFAALASGIACGVFAFNIALYGCVLFCVLAFLLDLSPLSNYPKKSQTIKVTFDQDARIGEKSIREYFVQAKIAAELIRIDISLESGRTDKSYIWEVKSSQNIDENSLIESISALSEVKSIRYNLRSEEESI, encoded by the coding sequence ATGTTTGATTTTTCATTAACGAATATAAATACTGATAATCCGTCGCCTTTATCTGTATTATATGCTTTGTTGCTAAGCTTTTTCCTGTCTTCTTTGATTGCATTTACCTATGAAAAAACAACAGGTCACAATCAATCTCCAGGTCATTTTATACAATCTATGATACTTGGATCTATCATTGCAGCTATTGTAGCTCAGGCAGTTGGTGATAGTATAGGAAGAGGGTTAGGGATGTTAGGAGTGCTTGCAATGATCCGCTTTAGAACAAATATTAACCAGCCAAGAAACATGATTTTTATTTTTGCTGCGCTGGCATCTGGAATAGCTTGTGGTGTATTTGCTTTTAATATAGCGCTCTATGGCTGTGTACTTTTTTGTGTTTTGGCTTTTTTATTAGACTTATCACCATTAAGTAATTATCCTAAAAAATCCCAAACTATAAAGGTTACATTTGATCAAGATGCTCGTATTGGAGAAAAGAGCATTCGTGAATATTTTGTCCAGGCTAAAATTGCAGCAGAACTCATCAGAATAGATATTTCACTAGAATCAGGTAGAACTGATAAAAGTTATATTTGGGAAGTCAAATCTTCACAAAATATTGATGAAAATAGTTTAATAGAATCTATCTCCGCCTTATCTGAAGTTAAATCAATACGATATAATTTGAGATCAGAAGAAGAAAGTATTTGA
- a CDS encoding ribonucleoside-diphosphate reductase subunit alpha produces the protein MQVLKRNGKREEVSFDKITARVKKLCYSLDSKFVDPIEIARKVITGLFNGVTTSELDNLAAETAASFATIHPDYAILAARIAVSNLHKNTNKSFSETMELLYQYIDPKTSQKAGLISDETISVIRNHADLLDSAIIYDRDYSFDYFGFKTLEKSYLLKANKKVVERPQHLLMRAAVGIHGENIDAAIETYNLMSEKWFVHATPTLFNAGTPKPQLSSCFLLSMVDDSISGIFETLSRCAKISQSAGGIGLSIHNIRAKGSYIKGTGGSSNGIIPMLRVFNDTARYVDQGGGKRKGAFAIYIEPWHADIEDFLELKKNHGKEEMRARDLFFALWIPDLFMQRVLDDADWSLFCPNEAPGLYDSYGEKFETLYHQYEADGKARKTVRAQELWFQICQSQIETGTPYLLYKDACNEKSNQKNLGTIRSSNLCTEILEYTSAEEVAVCNLASISLPKFVENNTFDFKKLAAVTKVITRNLNRIIDINYYPIPEAKTSNFRHRPIGIGVQGLADAFILMRMPFDSDEAKQLNKDIFETIYFAAVKESCELAKKHGSYESFKGSPMSQGIFQFDMWGVTPDSKRWDWDSLKKEVIQNGLRNSLLLAPMPTASTSQILGNNECFEPYTSNFYTRRTLSGEYIVINKHLLEDLVKLGLWNQEMKEMLMLNNGSIQTIPNIPQHLKELYKTVWEISQKAVIDMAADRGAFICQSQSLNLFLESATVNKLGSMHFYAWKKGLKTGMYYLRTKSAVDPIKFTLSEKHQRKFVDQIEDVKSEEFTMTTSPSSGEIKIEQLQEMFAATETQTMTEGQSCTMEDGCVFCQG, from the coding sequence ATGCAAGTACTAAAACGTAACGGCAAGCGGGAAGAAGTCAGTTTTGATAAAATTACAGCCCGTGTGAAGAAATTGTGCTATAGCCTCGATAGTAAATTTGTTGACCCAATAGAAATTGCTAGAAAAGTAATTACCGGACTTTTCAACGGTGTTACGACATCGGAATTGGATAATCTGGCCGCAGAAACTGCCGCAAGTTTTGCAACGATACATCCTGATTATGCAATCCTTGCAGCTAGAATTGCGGTATCAAATCTGCATAAAAACACCAATAAGTCCTTTTCTGAAACTATGGAATTGCTATATCAATATATCGATCCAAAAACTAGCCAGAAAGCAGGCCTTATAAGCGATGAAACGATTAGTGTAATTCGAAATCATGCAGACTTATTAGACTCTGCAATTATTTATGATAGAGATTATAGTTTTGATTATTTTGGATTTAAGACATTAGAAAAATCGTACTTATTAAAAGCCAATAAAAAAGTAGTTGAAAGACCACAACATCTTTTAATGAGAGCCGCTGTAGGGATTCATGGTGAAAATATAGATGCTGCAATCGAAACCTATAATTTAATGTCAGAGAAATGGTTTGTCCATGCGACTCCAACATTATTTAATGCGGGTACACCAAAACCGCAATTGTCTTCCTGTTTTTTATTAAGTATGGTAGATGATTCAATCTCTGGAATTTTTGAAACCTTAAGTCGCTGTGCAAAAATCTCACAATCTGCTGGTGGAATCGGTTTAAGCATTCATAATATTCGGGCGAAAGGAAGTTATATAAAAGGAACTGGAGGTTCATCCAATGGCATTATTCCAATGTTGCGCGTATTTAATGACACCGCACGATATGTAGATCAGGGTGGAGGAAAACGCAAAGGTGCATTTGCTATTTATATTGAACCTTGGCATGCGGATATTGAAGATTTTTTAGAATTAAAAAAGAATCATGGCAAAGAAGAAATGAGAGCTCGTGATTTATTTTTTGCCCTTTGGATACCTGACTTATTTATGCAACGAGTTTTAGATGATGCAGATTGGTCCTTGTTCTGTCCAAATGAAGCACCCGGTCTATACGATTCCTATGGCGAAAAATTTGAAACTTTATATCATCAATATGAAGCGGATGGCAAAGCGCGTAAAACAGTAAGAGCGCAGGAATTATGGTTTCAAATTTGTCAAAGTCAAATAGAAACGGGAACGCCATATCTATTATACAAAGATGCTTGTAATGAAAAATCAAATCAGAAAAATTTAGGCACTATACGTTCTTCAAATCTATGCACAGAAATACTTGAATATACTTCAGCCGAGGAAGTTGCAGTTTGTAATTTAGCTTCTATTTCATTACCTAAGTTTGTTGAAAATAATACGTTTGATTTCAAAAAATTGGCAGCTGTAACAAAAGTAATAACGAGAAATTTAAATCGAATCATTGATATTAATTATTACCCAATTCCAGAAGCCAAAACATCCAATTTTAGACATCGCCCAATTGGCATTGGCGTACAAGGTTTGGCAGATGCTTTTATTTTAATGAGAATGCCATTCGATAGTGATGAAGCGAAACAATTAAACAAAGATATTTTTGAAACAATATATTTTGCTGCTGTAAAAGAAAGTTGCGAACTTGCAAAAAAGCATGGCAGTTATGAAAGTTTTAAAGGCTCACCCATGAGCCAAGGAATATTTCAATTTGATATGTGGGGAGTGACTCCAGACTCCAAACGTTGGGATTGGGATTCCTTAAAAAAAGAGGTCATCCAAAACGGTTTAAGAAACAGTCTATTACTTGCACCTATGCCGACTGCAAGTACTTCACAAATTTTAGGTAATAATGAGTGCTTTGAACCTTATACTTCAAACTTTTACACTCGAAGAACCTTATCTGGAGAATATATTGTAATCAATAAACATTTATTAGAAGATCTCGTAAAACTTGGTCTTTGGAATCAAGAAATGAAAGAAATGTTGATGTTAAATAATGGGTCTATTCAAACGATTCCCAACATCCCGCAACATTTAAAAGAACTTTATAAAACAGTCTGGGAGATAAGCCAAAAAGCAGTCATAGACATGGCTGCAGATCGAGGTGCATTTATCTGTCAAAGTCAAAGCTTAAATCTGTTTCTTGAAAGCGCTACCGTAAATAAATTAGGCTCAATGCATTTCTATGCTTGGAAAAAAGGTTTAAAAACCGGTATGTATTACCTCAGAACAAAATCTGCTGTAGATCCTATTAAATTTACACTAAGTGAAAAGCATCAGCGCAAATTTGTGGATCAAATTGAAGATGTAAAATCAGAAGAATTTACAATGACCACTTCACCAAGTTCTGGTGAAATCAAGATTGAGCAATTGCAGGAAATGTTTGCTGCCACGGAAACTCAAACAATGACAGAAGGACAGTCTTGTACTATGGAAGATGGCTGTGTTTTTTGCCAAGGTTAG
- a CDS encoding ribonucleotide-diphosphate reductase subunit beta, which translates to MNYRSEPILTENPDRFVIFPIKHDDIWQFYKNSEASFWTAEEIDLAQDLEDWQHKLTSDEKHFIKHVLAFFAASDGIVNENLAENMVRLVQYPEAKFFYGFQIMMENIHSETYSLLIDTYIKDPVDKDFLFHAVDNLECVKNKADWAMRWIKKGSFQEQLIAFAAVEGIFFSGSFCSIFWLKKRGLMPGLTFSNELISRDEGMHCDFACLLYNQHINNKLPKETVEAIIKDAVEIEKNFVTDAIPVALIGMNAELMCQYIEFVADRLLIALGNPKVYNSQNPFAFMEMISVQGKTNFFEKRVSEYQKSGVTTGHAPKVFTIDEEF; encoded by the coding sequence ATGAATTACCGTTCAGAACCAATTCTTACCGAAAATCCCGATCGATTTGTCATATTTCCAATAAAGCATGATGATATTTGGCAATTTTACAAAAATTCTGAAGCTTCTTTTTGGACTGCCGAAGAAATAGATCTTGCTCAGGACCTGGAAGATTGGCAGCATAAATTAACTTCTGACGAAAAACATTTTATTAAACATGTCCTTGCATTTTTTGCAGCAAGTGATGGAATTGTTAATGAAAACCTTGCTGAAAACATGGTCAGGCTGGTTCAGTATCCAGAAGCTAAATTCTTTTATGGTTTTCAGATCATGATGGAAAATATTCATTCAGAGACCTATTCCTTATTAATTGATACTTATATTAAGGATCCTGTAGATAAAGATTTCCTTTTCCACGCTGTTGACAACCTGGAATGTGTTAAAAACAAGGCAGATTGGGCAATGCGTTGGATAAAAAAAGGTAGTTTTCAGGAACAGTTAATTGCTTTTGCTGCAGTAGAAGGAATATTCTTTAGTGGATCATTTTGCAGTATTTTTTGGCTTAAAAAGCGCGGGCTCATGCCAGGCTTAACCTTCTCTAATGAATTAATCTCAAGAGATGAAGGAATGCATTGTGATTTTGCATGTTTATTATACAATCAGCATATTAATAACAAACTTCCAAAGGAGACAGTCGAAGCAATCATCAAGGATGCTGTTGAAATTGAGAAAAATTTCGTTACCGATGCAATACCAGTTGCTTTAATCGGTATGAACGCAGAATTGATGTGTCAATATATTGAGTTTGTTGCTGATAGACTATTGATAGCATTAGGAAATCCTAAAGTTTACAATTCTCAAAATCCATTCGCCTTCATGGAAATGATCTCCGTGCAAGGTAAAACCAATTTTTTTGAAAAAAGGGTGTCGGAATACCAAAAATCGGGCGTAACAACGGGACATGCTCCGAAGGTATTTACCATAGACGAAGAGTTTTAA
- a CDS encoding pseudouridine synthase produces the protein MYYYKIYKPYGVLSQFSKKEPEQVTLQDVFKFPKAVYPIGRLDKDSEGLLILSDDIALNNKLLNPKFKMPKTYLAQVEGIPTQEALKKLESGILIKIDGKSHTTLPATVKLMDKIPTYPERIPPIRLRKSIPDRWIEITIHEGKNRQVRRMFAAVGFPVLRLIRISIGPIQLGTLQAGNTVLLNNAELLALKV, from the coding sequence ATGTACTATTACAAAATATATAAACCTTATGGAGTCTTAAGTCAGTTTAGCAAAAAAGAGCCTGAACAAGTAACTCTCCAGGATGTATTTAAGTTTCCAAAAGCAGTTTACCCAATTGGAAGATTGGATAAAGACAGTGAAGGATTATTAATTTTATCAGATGATATTGCATTAAATAATAAGCTTTTAAACCCAAAATTTAAAATGCCGAAAACATATTTAGCCCAGGTAGAAGGAATTCCAACCCAAGAAGCATTGAAAAAACTCGAATCTGGGATTTTAATTAAAATTGATGGAAAATCACATACAACATTACCTGCAACAGTTAAATTGATGGATAAAATACCGACTTATCCAGAAAGAATACCTCCCATCCGACTCCGTAAATCCATCCCAGACCGGTGGATCGAAATAACAATCCATGAAGGAAAGAATCGACAAGTCAGGAGAATGTTTGCAGCTGTAGGCTTTCCGGTACTGCGACTTATTAGAATTTCAATTGGACCCATACAATTAGGTACATTGCAAGCAGGTAATACGGTGCTCCTAAATAATGCAGAACTTCTTGCTTTAAAAGTGTAA
- a CDS encoding pyruvate dehydrogenase complex E1 component subunit beta — protein sequence MARILSLRDALREAMSEEMRRDPNVFLMGEEVAQYNGAYKVSKGMLDEFGPKRVIDTPIAELGFAGIGVGAAMNGLRPIIEFMTWNFAVLAFDQIVNNAAKTLSQSAGEFNCPIVFRGPSGAAGQLAQQHSQSFESWLANCPGLKVVSCIDPYDSKGLMKSAIRDNDPVCFMESESFYGLQGEVPEDEYLVPIGKAIVRKEGTDVTIVSYNKMMEVVKQAALELEKEGIHAEIIDLRTIRPMDYETIVQSVKKTNRLVVVDESWPFAGVSSEIAYTIQKHAFDYLDAPVTRVNAADTSLGYAPTMVQEYLPNPEKVIKAVKSVLYR from the coding sequence ATGGCAAGAATATTAAGCTTAAGGGACGCGCTTAGAGAAGCGATGAGTGAAGAAATGAGGCGAGATCCTAATGTTTTTTTAATGGGTGAAGAAGTCGCCCAGTATAATGGTGCATACAAAGTGAGCAAAGGGATGCTGGATGAATTTGGTCCTAAAAGAGTTATTGATACACCTATAGCAGAATTAGGATTTGCTGGTATCGGTGTAGGTGCGGCAATGAATGGCCTGCGGCCGATAATTGAATTTATGACCTGGAATTTTGCGGTTCTGGCCTTTGATCAAATTGTAAATAACGCTGCAAAAACATTGTCACAATCCGCGGGCGAATTTAATTGTCCAATTGTTTTCAGAGGACCCAGCGGTGCTGCAGGTCAACTGGCACAACAACATAGCCAAAGCTTTGAAAGTTGGTTAGCTAACTGTCCTGGATTAAAAGTAGTTTCTTGTATTGATCCATATGATTCTAAAGGTCTTATGAAATCAGCAATTCGAGACAATGATCCGGTTTGTTTTATGGAGTCTGAGTCATTTTATGGACTTCAGGGAGAAGTACCAGAGGATGAGTACCTGGTACCTATTGGTAAAGCGATAGTCCGTAAAGAAGGAACTGATGTTACGATAGTTTCCTATAATAAAATGATGGAAGTAGTTAAACAAGCAGCATTAGAATTAGAAAAAGAAGGAATTCATGCAGAGATAATCGATTTAAGAACTATTCGTCCTATGGATTATGAAACCATCGTACAATCTGTTAAAAAGACAAATCGATTAGTCGTTGTGGACGAAAGCTGGCCATTTGCGGGCGTTTCATCTGAAATTGCGTACACTATTCAAAAACATGCATTTGACTATCTTGATGCACCAGTAACGAGAGTAAATGCAGCGGATACATCCCTGGGATATGCTCCAACTATGGTCCAAGAGTATCTTCCGAATCCTGAGAAAGTGATTAAGGCAGTTAAAAGTGTATTGTACAGATAG